The following are from one region of the Paenibacillus sp. KS-LC4 genome:
- a CDS encoding HemK/PrmC family methyltransferase produces MGDRFKEWSVLLPCTIREACLQASSFLAGQGVEEPRNNAELLLLHLLGIGRMELLRDGGEPFPIELAPAWDALIGRKGNGEPVQYIIGEQWFYSRPFAVTPAVLIPRPETELLVEAVLEAADRLWPEAAQAEAEGAPVEGAAGAGFAAAVSSGSGGEQAKQEEASATAADAIKGWAARPTVLDVGTGSGAIGVTLAALRPLWRVCASDLSPDALAVARTNAARHGAAGRMAFVQGDLLAPFLGTGGAAANQAPAAADLRVDVLVSNPPYIPADDLPGLQREVRDYEPRLALDGGADGLNPYRRMVEQLPLLRQMPRIVAFELGMGQAEAVAKLLREAGPWDEVRTITDYGGIDRHVIAVRTNG; encoded by the coding sequence ATGGGTGACAGGTTCAAGGAGTGGAGCGTTTTGCTGCCTTGTACGATTAGAGAAGCCTGCTTGCAGGCTTCTTCGTTTTTGGCGGGGCAGGGCGTTGAGGAGCCGCGCAATAATGCGGAGCTGCTGCTCCTGCATCTGCTGGGCATCGGGCGCATGGAGCTGCTGCGCGACGGGGGCGAGCCTTTCCCGATTGAGCTGGCTCCGGCGTGGGATGCGCTCATAGGGAGAAAAGGAAATGGCGAGCCGGTGCAATATATTATCGGCGAGCAGTGGTTTTATAGCAGGCCGTTTGCGGTTACGCCGGCCGTGCTGATTCCACGGCCCGAGACGGAGCTGCTCGTCGAGGCCGTGCTTGAGGCGGCGGACCGCCTGTGGCCGGAAGCGGCACAGGCGGAAGCAGAGGGCGCGCCAGTGGAGGGCGCGGCCGGAGCGGGCTTTGCCGCTGCTGTGAGCAGCGGCAGCGGGGGCGAGCAGGCGAAGCAGGAAGAGGCGTCAGCAACAGCTGCTGACGCGATTAAGGGCTGGGCTGCGCGGCCGACGGTGCTTGATGTCGGCACGGGCAGCGGCGCCATCGGCGTGACGCTGGCTGCGCTGCGTCCGCTCTGGCGCGTATGCGCGTCCGATCTTTCGCCGGACGCGCTCGCTGTCGCCCGCACGAATGCGGCCCGCCATGGGGCGGCGGGCCGCATGGCATTCGTGCAGGGCGACCTGCTGGCGCCGTTCCTCGGAACGGGCGGCGCCGCCGCAAACCAAGCACCCGCCGCGGCAGACCTCCGCGTCGATGTGCTGGTGTCCAATCCGCCGTACATACCGGCGGATGACCTCCCGGGCTTGCAGCGCGAGGTGCGGGATTACGAGCCGCGCCTCGCGCTGGATGGCGGTGCGGACGGTCTGAACCCGTACCGCCGCATGGTAGAGCAGCTTCCGCTGCTAAGGCAAATGCCGCGCATCGTCGCCTTCGAGCTGGGCATGGGCCAAGCGGAAGCGGTGGCGAAGCTTCTAAGGGAAGCCGGACCATGGGACGAGGTGCGGACGATTACGGATTATGGCGGCATTGACCGCCATGTTATCGCGGTTCGCACTAACGGATAG
- the ychF gene encoding redox-regulated ATPase YchF, whose product MALKAGIVGLPNVGKSTLFNAITQAGAESANYPFCTIDPNVGVVEVPDPRMNRLVELVVPKSIVPTAFEFVDIAGLVAGASKGEGLGNKFLAHIREVDAIVHVVRCFQDENITHVAGKIDPIDDIQTINLELILADIDSVDRKIERSRKNLKGGDKKVAQEVEVLERVKEALYNDKPARSLELSDDEKLLIRDLHLLTMKPVLYAANVSEAEVADTDNNEFVNRVREFAAAENAEVVPISARVEEEIAELEGEDKAMFLEELGLAESGLNRLIRAAYKLLGLYTYFTAGVQEVRAWTIRSGTKAPQAAGVIHTDFERGFIRAEIVSFDDLSAAGSMNVAKERGQVRLEGKDYVVKDGDVIHFRFNV is encoded by the coding sequence ATGGCTTTAAAAGCTGGTATCGTAGGCTTGCCGAATGTCGGCAAATCGACTTTGTTTAATGCAATTACGCAAGCGGGTGCTGAATCCGCTAACTATCCTTTTTGTACAATTGATCCTAACGTCGGTGTGGTAGAGGTGCCGGACCCGCGCATGAATAGACTCGTTGAGCTTGTAGTGCCGAAAAGCATCGTGCCTACAGCATTTGAGTTTGTTGATATTGCCGGTCTCGTAGCTGGCGCGAGCAAGGGCGAAGGACTTGGCAACAAGTTTTTGGCGCATATCCGTGAAGTGGATGCGATTGTTCATGTCGTTCGCTGCTTTCAAGACGAGAATATTACGCATGTAGCGGGCAAAATCGACCCGATTGACGATATTCAGACGATTAACCTGGAGCTGATTTTGGCGGATATTGATTCCGTTGATAGAAAGATCGAGCGCTCCCGCAAAAATCTCAAGGGCGGCGACAAAAAAGTTGCGCAAGAGGTTGAAGTGCTTGAACGTGTGAAAGAAGCGCTTTACAATGATAAGCCAGCGCGCAGCCTGGAGCTGTCCGATGACGAGAAGCTGCTTATTCGCGATCTTCATTTGCTGACCATGAAGCCTGTGCTTTATGCAGCCAATGTGAGCGAGGCAGAGGTTGCCGATACGGACAATAATGAATTTGTTAATAGAGTACGCGAGTTTGCGGCTGCTGAAAATGCAGAGGTGGTGCCTATTTCCGCTCGCGTTGAGGAAGAAATTGCTGAGCTGGAGGGCGAAGACAAGGCGATGTTCCTTGAGGAGCTTGGTCTTGCGGAGTCGGGACTTAACCGTCTGATCCGTGCAGCATACAAGCTGCTGGGCCTTTATACGTATTTTACGGCAGGCGTGCAGGAAGTTCGCGCTTGGACAATTCGCAGCGGGACGAAGGCGCCGCAGGCGGCGGGCGTTATTCATACGGATTTCGAGCGTGGCTTTATTCGCGCCGAGATTGTATCGTTTGACGATTTGTCTGCTGCTGGCTCGATGAACGTGGCGAAAGAGCGTGGCCAGGTTCGTTTGGAAGGCAAGGATTATGTTGTAAAAGACGGCGATGTTATTCATTTCCGTTTCAACGTTTAG
- a CDS encoding L-threonylcarbamoyladenylate synthase, with amino-acid sequence MTTTKVWRMTDQYAEASIAEAAELLRLGELVAFPTETVYGLGADARSSEAVARIFQAKGRPSDNPLIVHIANIAQLDELVLPYSLLAKQLMEQLWPGPLTLVLPVQPGAVSPLVTAGLSTVGVRMPSHPVALRLLEAAGCPVAAPSANRSGRPSPTLADHVAEDLNGRIGGIVDGGATGIGLESTVIELTGERALRILRPGGVTVEQLRQAAPQVEIDAPVDVESAAEELAVPRSPGMKYTHYAPKGELSIVQGSSAARRVAYMQEQVLQAAQAGLKAGVLVFNEQAAAMEGGSALVLTYGDERQLEQAAHRLYAALRQFDAAGVQRIWAEGCVPDGIGAALMNRLLKAAGHRMNQV; translated from the coding sequence ATGACGACAACGAAGGTATGGCGCATGACGGATCAATATGCGGAGGCTTCTATTGCGGAAGCAGCGGAGCTGCTTCGCCTTGGAGAGCTTGTGGCTTTCCCGACGGAGACGGTGTATGGACTTGGGGCCGATGCCCGCAGCTCGGAGGCCGTGGCGCGGATTTTTCAGGCCAAAGGCCGCCCCTCTGATAATCCGCTTATTGTTCACATTGCAAATATTGCGCAGCTCGATGAACTGGTGCTGCCTTATTCGTTGCTGGCGAAGCAACTGATGGAGCAACTGTGGCCGGGACCGCTCACGCTTGTGCTTCCCGTTCAGCCGGGAGCCGTGTCGCCGCTTGTGACGGCGGGCTTATCCACGGTCGGCGTGCGGATGCCTTCCCATCCGGTAGCGCTGCGCCTCCTTGAAGCCGCAGGCTGTCCAGTCGCCGCGCCGAGCGCTAATCGCTCAGGCAGGCCCAGCCCAACGCTCGCAGACCATGTGGCCGAAGACCTTAACGGCCGTATCGGCGGCATTGTCGATGGCGGTGCTACAGGCATTGGCCTTGAGTCGACCGTCATTGAACTGACGGGCGAGCGGGCGCTTCGTATTTTGCGCCCCGGCGGCGTAACGGTGGAGCAACTGCGCCAAGCGGCGCCGCAAGTGGAAATTGATGCGCCTGTGGATGTCGAATCGGCAGCAGAGGAGCTTGCCGTGCCGCGCTCCCCGGGCATGAAATACACGCATTATGCACCGAAGGGCGAGCTTAGCATTGTGCAAGGAAGCTCAGCGGCGAGGCGTGTTGCTTATATGCAGGAGCAGGTGCTGCAAGCTGCACAAGCCGGACTGAAAGCAGGCGTGCTCGTGTTCAATGAGCAGGCCGCTGCCATGGAAGGCGGGTCCGCCCTCGTGCTCACTTATGGAGATGAGCGGCAGCTGGAGCAGGCTGCGCATCGTCTTTATGCGGCGTTGCGCCAGTTTGATGCTGCTGGCGTGCAGCGAATTTGGGCAGAGGGCTGCGTGCCAGATGGCATTGGAGCCGCGCTTATGAATCGGCTGCTCAAGGCAGCTGGTCATCGCATGAATCAAGTATAA
- the rpiB gene encoding ribose 5-phosphate isomerase B: MKIAIGADHAGYRLKDEIVPFLLSLGHEIEDFGCDCNQSVDYPDYALPVAEKVASGDVDRGILICGTGIGMSIAANKVKGIRCALVHDLFSAKATREHNDTNVIALGERVIGPGVAQEIVRIWLETPFSGGERHEGRIHKVGQIEQKYNA, encoded by the coding sequence GTGAAAATTGCCATTGGCGCCGATCATGCCGGCTATCGGCTGAAGGATGAGATTGTACCATTTCTGCTATCGCTTGGACATGAAATTGAAGATTTCGGTTGTGACTGCAACCAATCGGTCGATTACCCGGACTATGCACTGCCTGTAGCTGAAAAGGTGGCAAGCGGGGATGTGGATCGCGGCATACTCATTTGTGGAACAGGCATTGGCATGTCGATTGCCGCTAATAAGGTTAAAGGCATCCGCTGCGCACTGGTGCACGATTTATTTTCCGCCAAAGCGACGCGCGAGCATAATGATACGAATGTCATTGCACTCGGAGAGCGGGTCATTGGCCCTGGCGTTGCACAGGAAATTGTTCGTATTTGGCTGGAAACGCCATTCTCCGGCGGCGAACGCCACGAGGGACGCATTCATAAAGTAGGCCAAATCGAGCAAAAATATAACGCTTAA
- the wecB gene encoding UDP-N-acetylglucosamine 2-epimerase (non-hydrolyzing): MSKLKVMTIFGTRPEAVKMAPLVLELNKHSDDIESIVCVTAQHRHMLDQVLDFFEIQPNYDLNVMKDRQTLTETTVRVLEGLDPILAEAKPDIVLVHGDTQTTFLASYAAFLKQIQVGHVEAGLRTWNKLSPYPEEMNRQLAGVLSDVHFAPTSWSANNLLKENKSESTVYVTGNTATDVFQYTVDPSFAHPVIDWAKGKRMILMTAHRRESLGEPHRNIFRAVKRIADEHEDVAIVYAVHPNPAVKEPAMEILGGHPRIQLIDPLDVFEFHNFYPHAYMILTDSGGLQEEAPSFGVPTLVLRDTTERPEGIDAGTLELVGTDEEVVYSRASALLNDASLYERMSHAANPYGDGQASTRIVQALLHHFGRNAERPDPFTQRS, encoded by the coding sequence TTGTCCAAATTAAAAGTAATGACTATTTTCGGTACGCGCCCGGAGGCAGTTAAAATGGCGCCGCTTGTTCTTGAGTTGAACAAGCACTCGGACGATATTGAATCTATCGTCTGCGTAACTGCGCAGCACCGTCATATGCTGGATCAGGTGCTTGATTTTTTTGAAATCCAGCCGAACTATGATTTGAATGTGATGAAGGACCGTCAAACGCTAACGGAAACGACCGTACGCGTTCTGGAGGGCCTTGATCCGATTTTGGCGGAAGCAAAGCCGGATATCGTGCTGGTGCACGGTGACACGCAGACGACGTTCCTTGCCAGCTATGCTGCTTTCCTGAAGCAAATCCAGGTTGGACATGTGGAAGCGGGCCTTCGGACCTGGAACAAGCTGTCTCCGTACCCGGAAGAGATGAACCGCCAGCTTGCAGGCGTGTTGTCTGATGTGCATTTTGCTCCGACCTCGTGGTCGGCGAACAACCTGCTCAAGGAGAATAAGTCGGAATCCACGGTTTATGTGACAGGCAATACGGCAACGGACGTATTCCAATACACCGTTGATCCTTCTTTTGCTCACCCGGTTATCGACTGGGCTAAGGGAAAACGGATGATCCTAATGACGGCGCATCGCCGCGAGTCGCTGGGCGAGCCGCATCGCAATATTTTCCGTGCGGTAAAGCGCATTGCAGATGAGCATGAGGATGTTGCCATTGTTTATGCCGTTCACCCGAACCCAGCCGTCAAAGAACCGGCAATGGAAATTCTCGGCGGTCATCCGCGTATTCAGCTTATCGATCCGCTGGACGTGTTTGAATTCCACAATTTTTATCCACATGCCTACATGATTTTGACCGATTCCGGCGGCCTGCAGGAGGAAGCTCCTTCGTTTGGCGTGCCGACGCTGGTGCTGCGCGATACAACAGAGCGTCCTGAAGGTATTGACGCGGGTACACTTGAGCTAGTGGGTACGGATGAAGAGGTTGTTTATAGTCGGGCAAGCGCCTTGCTTAACGATGCTTCCTTATATGAAAGGATGAGCCATGCGGCAAATCCATACGGCGATGGACAAGCTTCGACACGTATCGTGCAAGCTTTGCTGCATCATTTTGGAAGAAATGCGGAGCGTCCTGATCCGTTCACACAACGTTCATAG
- the spoIIR gene encoding stage II sporulation protein R, with protein sequence MSRHYSRFSYRRSVVLIVVVLAVLVMSWELQKVDAAVAGSHIPKESIRLRILANSDAPADQAVKRVVRDAVVEAMNSWVTGPQTIEEARATMRQHMGEMELVVGKVLSSRGFDYAFHMELGQVPFPTKMYGSEVYPAGSYEALLITLGEGKGQNWWCVLFPPLCFIDAASGEAVAADAEVEATNAVSKAEAKEAKASVKKASVQKANTGEVVHAKQDSAPSKAEGEAPEAKFFLWEMLQKLLAWVQSLFA encoded by the coding sequence ATGTCCCGCCATTATTCCCGTTTTTCTTACCGTAGGTCCGTTGTTCTTATTGTGGTTGTGCTTGCTGTACTTGTGATGAGCTGGGAGCTGCAAAAGGTAGATGCCGCTGTAGCTGGCAGTCATATTCCGAAGGAGTCGATCAGGCTCCGCATATTGGCTAATTCCGACGCCCCTGCCGATCAGGCGGTTAAACGCGTCGTTCGTGATGCGGTAGTAGAGGCGATGAATAGCTGGGTAACTGGGCCGCAAACAATAGAGGAAGCCCGTGCAACGATGCGTCAGCATATGGGCGAGATGGAGCTTGTGGTTGGCAAAGTATTGAGCAGCCGAGGTTTTGATTATGCGTTTCACATGGAGCTTGGTCAGGTTCCTTTCCCTACTAAAATGTACGGAAGCGAAGTATATCCTGCTGGCAGCTACGAAGCGCTGCTCATTACGTTAGGAGAAGGAAAAGGCCAAAACTGGTGGTGCGTGCTGTTTCCGCCGCTTTGCTTCATCGACGCAGCATCCGGGGAAGCGGTAGCCGCTGATGCCGAGGTAGAGGCGACCAATGCAGTAAGCAAGGCAGAAGCGAAAGAAGCGAAAGCATCTGTAAAAAAGGCGTCCGTACAAAAAGCAAATACCGGCGAGGTCGTACATGCCAAGCAGGATTCTGCTCCTAGCAAAGCGGAGGGCGAAGCGCCAGAAGCGAAATTTTTTCTTTGGGAAATGCTGCAAAAGCTGCTTGCTTGGGTGCAAAGCCTGTTTGCCTAG
- a CDS encoding manganese efflux pump MntP family protein — MAVALGMDAFSLGIGIGLRGIRWLHMIRLSAIIGIFHIIMPLGGMYAGGFVSGMLGHVATAAAGVLLVLLGGHMIYSSLRGEDAQTFDHRTIWGTMLFALGVSADSFSVGVTLGMFAADLLLTVLLFGFFGSIMSIMGLLLGQKVSHRLGGYGEACGGAVLLVFGLMFIF, encoded by the coding sequence ATGGCGGTTGCGCTTGGCATGGATGCTTTTTCGCTAGGAATTGGAATAGGGCTGCGCGGCATTCGTTGGCTCCATATGATCAGATTAAGTGCCATTATCGGGATATTTCATATTATTATGCCGCTTGGGGGCATGTACGCTGGGGGATTCGTCAGCGGCATGCTCGGTCATGTAGCAACGGCTGCTGCTGGTGTACTGCTGGTGCTGCTCGGCGGGCATATGATTTATAGCTCCTTGCGGGGAGAGGATGCACAAACCTTTGATCACCGCACGATTTGGGGAACGATGCTGTTCGCGCTTGGCGTTAGCGCTGATTCTTTTTCCGTTGGCGTAACGCTCGGCATGTTCGCAGCTGATTTACTGTTGACGGTGCTGCTGTTTGGCTTTTTTGGCAGCATAATGTCGATCATGGGACTTCTGCTTGGCCAAAAGGTCAGTCACAGGCTGGGCGGCTACGGCGAGGCATGCGGCGGCGCGGTGCTGCTCGTATTCGGTTTAATGTTTATTTTCTGA
- the prfA gene encoding peptide chain release factor 1, translating to MLDRLQALADRYEKLSELLCDPDVASDPKRLREYSKEQSDLQQSYEAYTEYKQVSEQLDDAKIMQGEKLDDEMREMVKMEIDELSGRKEELEEQIKILLLPKDPNDDKNVIVEIRGAAGGDEAALFAYELYRMYTKFADTQGWRVELMDFNENDLGGFKEVIFMITGKGAYSKLKFESGAHRVQRIPVTESGGRIHTSTSTVSVMPEVEEVEVEIFDKDIRVDTFCSSGAGGQSVNTTKSAVRVLHVPTGIMATCQDGKSQNENKAKALQVLRARIVDVQRQEEEAKYAGERKSKVGTGDRSERIRTYNFPQSRVTDHRIGLTLHKLDSVMNGDMEEIISSLTIAEQADIMERELN from the coding sequence GTGTTGGACCGTTTACAAGCACTAGCCGATCGTTACGAGAAGCTTAGTGAGCTGCTGTGTGATCCAGATGTAGCAAGTGATCCGAAGCGCCTGCGGGAATATTCCAAGGAGCAGTCCGATCTGCAACAATCTTATGAAGCTTATACTGAATATAAACAAGTGTCGGAGCAACTAGACGATGCGAAGATTATGCAGGGCGAGAAGCTGGATGATGAAATGCGCGAGATGGTCAAGATGGAGATTGACGAGCTGTCTGGCCGCAAGGAAGAGCTGGAAGAGCAGATTAAAATTTTGCTTCTGCCGAAGGATCCGAACGATGACAAAAACGTTATCGTGGAAATCCGCGGCGCTGCTGGCGGCGATGAAGCGGCTTTATTCGCTTATGAGCTTTACCGGATGTACACGAAGTTTGCGGATACGCAAGGCTGGCGTGTAGAGCTGATGGATTTTAATGAAAATGATCTTGGCGGCTTTAAAGAGGTTATTTTCATGATTACGGGCAAAGGCGCCTACAGCAAGCTGAAATTCGAGAGCGGCGCTCACCGGGTGCAGCGTATTCCGGTAACGGAGTCTGGCGGCCGTATTCATACGTCCACTTCAACCGTTTCGGTTATGCCGGAGGTTGAGGAAGTCGAGGTCGAGATTTTCGACAAGGATATTCGGGTAGATACGTTCTGCTCCAGCGGCGCTGGCGGTCAGTCGGTTAATACGACAAAATCCGCTGTCCGGGTGCTGCACGTACCGACGGGCATTATGGCGACCTGCCAAGACGGCAAATCGCAAAATGAAAACAAAGCTAAAGCGCTGCAAGTATTGCGTGCGCGCATTGTCGATGTACAGCGTCAAGAGGAAGAAGCGAAATATGCCGGCGAGCGTAAAAGCAAAGTCGGAACGGGCGATCGCAGTGAGCGGATTCGCACGTACAATTTTCCGCAGAGCCGCGTGACGGATCACCGTATCGGACTTACGCTGCATAAGCTTGATTCGGTTATGAACGGCGATATGGAGGAAATTATTTCGTCGCTGACCATTGCAGAGCAAGCGGATATTATGGAGAGAGAACTGAACTAA
- a CDS encoding TIGR01440 family protein, whose translation MSANEETLAIAREVETIVRELAAAGSLRAGQLLVIGTSTSEVLGQRIGTSGTLQAAAEIFAGVEAVRRDIGFYPVYQCCEHLNRALVIEREAAERYGLELVAAIPVPKAGGSMAAYAYRHISDACLVETVAAHAGIDIGDTFIGMHLRRVAVPVRPSIRSIGQAHVTMAATRPKLIGGVRAVYELGGVADSRDAVVLTPEQSAGTCD comes from the coding sequence ATGAGTGCAAACGAGGAAACGTTAGCGATAGCAAGGGAAGTGGAGACGATCGTTCGCGAGCTTGCGGCAGCAGGCAGTCTGCGGGCTGGACAGCTTCTCGTCATCGGCACGAGCACGAGTGAGGTGCTGGGTCAGCGTATTGGAACGTCGGGCACGCTTCAAGCGGCTGCGGAAATTTTCGCTGGAGTAGAGGCGGTACGCCGCGACATTGGCTTTTATCCCGTGTATCAATGCTGTGAGCATTTGAATCGTGCGCTCGTTATCGAGCGTGAAGCCGCTGAACGCTATGGGCTTGAACTGGTCGCGGCGATTCCCGTTCCGAAGGCAGGAGGCTCCATGGCGGCCTACGCATATCGGCACATCAGCGATGCTTGCCTCGTCGAGACGGTAGCTGCTCATGCTGGAATAGATATCGGCGATACCTTCATCGGCATGCATTTGCGCAGAGTAGCGGTTCCAGTGCGGCCTTCTATTCGCAGTATTGGTCAGGCGCATGTCACGATGGCGGCTACGCGGCCAAAGCTGATTGGCGGTGTGCGTGCGGTGTATGAGCTGGGGGGCGTGGCAGACAGCCGTGATGCTGTTGTGTTGACTCCAGAGCAGTCGGCCGGGACTTGCGATTAA
- a CDS encoding low molecular weight protein arginine phosphatase, producing MKRILFICTGNTCRSPMAEAMLKNMASQQDVAIEVRSAGISTIDGLAVSGHATEVLRDYGIEHQSSSCALTGEAVKWADLVLTMTASHKRGLLQWFPEAVDKAHTLKEYVNQDTDVLADIKELEQLYTELHMKQTLGQQLTDSQRNRLLVLERRIPSFDIIDPFGGTLGNYKSCAEEIRSCLQLLLARLKQE from the coding sequence ATGAAGCGCATTTTGTTCATTTGTACAGGAAATACCTGTCGTTCTCCGATGGCGGAGGCGATGCTGAAAAATATGGCAAGCCAGCAGGACGTAGCTATAGAAGTACGTTCGGCAGGCATTTCGACGATTGACGGTTTGGCCGTTTCCGGCCATGCGACAGAGGTGCTGCGCGATTATGGCATTGAACATCAAAGCTCCTCGTGCGCGCTGACTGGAGAAGCGGTGAAATGGGCAGACCTCGTGCTGACGATGACGGCCAGCCACAAAAGAGGTCTGCTTCAATGGTTTCCTGAAGCTGTCGATAAAGCACATACTCTCAAAGAGTATGTCAATCAGGATACGGACGTGCTGGCAGACATTAAGGAGCTGGAGCAGCTGTATACGGAGCTGCATATGAAGCAGACGCTGGGACAGCAGCTGACAGATAGCCAGCGTAATCGTCTGCTCGTGCTGGAGCGCCGCATACCGAGCTTTGATATTATAGACCCGTTTGGCGGGACGCTTGGGAATTACAAAAGCTGCGCTGAGGAAATTCGCAGCTGCTTGCAGCTGCTGCTCGCGCGTTTAAAGCAGGAATAA
- the upp gene encoding uracil phosphoribosyltransferase produces the protein MSKLVICDHPLIQHKLTFIRNKDTNTKDFRELVDEVATLMAYEITRDIPLETITVQTPVAETPSKVVSGRMLGLVPILRAGLGMVEGILKLIPAAKVGHIGLFRDHETLQPTEYYINLPTDAPNRLLVVVDPMLATGGSAIAAITALKKRDCEHIKLMCLIAAPEGVKAVQEAHPDIDIYIAALDECLNEKGYIVPGLGDAGDRMFGTN, from the coding sequence ATGAGCAAATTGGTCATCTGCGACCATCCGTTAATCCAGCATAAGCTGACCTTTATTCGGAATAAAGATACGAATACGAAAGATTTTCGGGAATTGGTTGATGAAGTAGCAACATTAATGGCATATGAAATTACAAGGGACATTCCGCTTGAAACGATTACGGTGCAAACGCCGGTTGCGGAGACGCCATCGAAGGTTGTATCGGGCCGGATGCTCGGTCTTGTTCCGATTTTGCGCGCTGGTCTTGGCATGGTAGAAGGTATTTTGAAGCTGATTCCTGCTGCAAAGGTTGGTCATATCGGCTTGTTCCGCGATCATGAGACGCTGCAGCCGACGGAATATTATATCAACCTGCCGACGGATGCTCCGAATCGTCTGCTCGTTGTTGTAGATCCGATGCTGGCGACTGGCGGCTCCGCAATCGCGGCTATTACTGCGCTCAAAAAACGCGACTGTGAGCATATTAAGCTAATGTGTCTCATTGCTGCGCCTGAAGGCGTGAAGGCCGTGCAGGAGGCGCATCCGGACATTGATATTTATATTGCTGCGCTGGATGAGTGTCTGAACGAGAAGGGCTATATTGTTCCAGGTCTTGGCGACGCGGGCGACCGCATGTTCGGCACTAATTAG
- the glyA gene encoding serine hydroxymethyltransferase, whose translation MENLRKQDPEVLKAMGLELQRQRDNIELIASENIVSEAVLEALGSALTNKYAEGYPGKRFYGGCEHVDIVEDIARDRAKELFGADHANVQPHSGAQANMAVYLAALKPGDTVLGMNLAHGGHLTHGSPVNASGLLYNFVAYGVNEESFTIDYEEVRKAAFKHRPRMIVAGASAYPRIIDFEKMAKIANDVGALLFVDMAHIAGLVAAGLHPNPVPHAHFVTTTTHKTLRGPRGGLILCRKEWAAAIDKAVFPGTQGGPLMHVIAAKAVALGEALQPSFKTYAQNVVKNAAVLSDTLVAEGINIVSGGTDNHLMLIDTRSLNISGKEAEHVLDSIGITANKNAIPFDPTSPFITSGIRLGTPAATSRGMDEKAMKVIGEVIAATLKNPKDEATLEKSRQIVRDLTAQYPLYPELKY comes from the coding sequence ATGGAAAATCTACGTAAACAAGATCCAGAGGTTTTGAAAGCAATGGGATTGGAATTGCAGCGTCAACGCGATAACATCGAGCTAATCGCATCAGAAAACATCGTAAGCGAAGCTGTTCTGGAAGCTTTGGGTTCTGCTTTGACCAACAAATATGCAGAGGGCTACCCAGGCAAACGTTTCTACGGCGGCTGTGAGCATGTGGACATCGTTGAAGATATCGCACGCGATCGCGCAAAAGAGCTGTTTGGCGCAGACCATGCCAACGTACAGCCGCATTCCGGCGCACAAGCGAATATGGCTGTTTATTTGGCGGCGCTTAAGCCTGGCGACACGGTACTGGGCATGAATTTGGCGCATGGCGGCCACTTGACGCACGGCAGCCCGGTTAACGCCTCCGGCTTGCTTTACAACTTTGTAGCATACGGCGTAAATGAAGAATCCTTCACGATTGATTATGAAGAAGTTCGCAAAGCGGCATTCAAGCACCGCCCTCGCATGATCGTAGCTGGTGCATCTGCATATCCGCGTATTATTGATTTCGAAAAAATGGCTAAAATCGCCAACGATGTAGGCGCGCTATTGTTCGTAGACATGGCTCATATTGCAGGTCTTGTGGCTGCTGGTCTTCATCCTAACCCAGTGCCGCATGCACATTTCGTTACAACGACAACGCACAAAACGCTTCGCGGTCCTCGCGGCGGCTTGATCTTGTGCCGTAAAGAGTGGGCGGCTGCGATCGACAAAGCGGTATTCCCAGGTACACAAGGCGGCCCTCTGATGCACGTTATTGCGGCTAAAGCAGTAGCGCTCGGCGAAGCTTTGCAGCCATCGTTCAAAACATATGCGCAAAACGTTGTGAAAAATGCTGCGGTGCTTTCCGATACACTCGTTGCAGAAGGCATTAACATCGTATCCGGCGGCACAGACAACCATCTGATGCTGATCGACACGCGTTCCCTGAACATCTCAGGTAAAGAAGCTGAGCATGTGCTGGATTCAATCGGTATCACAGCTAACAAAAATGCGATTCCTTTCGATCCTACGAGCCCGTTCATTACTAGCGGTATCCGTCTTGGAACGCCAGCAGCTACTTCGCGCGGCATGGATGAGAAAGCGATGAAGGTAATCGGCGAAGTAATCGCTGCTACGCTGAAAAATCCGAAGGATGAGGCAACGCTCGAAAAATCCCGTCAAATCGTTCGCGATCTGACAGCGCAATATCCGCTTTATCCAGAACTGAAATACTAA